ACGGGATAAACACTGTGCGGATTCCCATGTCTGTGGTGGCCTTTCAAGGCAGCCCCAGGGGGGTTAAACTTCTGATAaagcagcaggaagaggaaccagAGGCAGGTGTTGTGGCTGCTTCAGAGGAAGGTGTTGTGGCTGCTTCAGAGGAAGGTGTTGTGGCTGCTTCGGAGGAAGGTGTTGTGGCTGCTTCAGAGGAAGGTGTTGTGGCTGCTTCGGAGGCAGGTGTTGTGGCTGCTTCAGAGGAAGGTGTTGTGGCTGCTTCGGAGGCAGGTGTGGCAGCGGTTTCAGAGGCAGGTGTTGCAGCTGCTCCAGAGGCAGGTGTTTCAGAGGCGGTTTCAGAAGCTTTTGCAGGTTTAGTTCCAGAGGCATCAGCATCggcaccagagacagcagtagCACCAGTAGAGGCAGCTCCTACTGTTCCAGAGGCAGTTCCTCCTGCTCTAGAAGCAGCGGCATCAGCTCCAGAGGCATCAGCTCCAGAGGCATCAGCTCCAGAGGCATCAGCTCCAGAGGCATCAGGTCCAGAGGCAGCAGCTCCAGAGGCAGCAGCTCCAGAGGCAGCAGCTCCAGAGGCAGCAGCTCCAGAGGCAGCAGCTCCAGAGGCAGCAGCTCCAGAGGCAGCAGCTCCAGAGGCAGCAGCTCCAGAGGCAGCAGCATCAATGGAGGCAGCTCCTGCTGCTCCCAAGCCTTCAGCCACCACGTCAGAAACAGCAGCAAGTCCCGACGCAAACAAGGAAGTCAAAGACAAACCAGACAAGTAGGCCTGTCTACTGCCTGTCCATCAAAGACTGCTGAAACTAGCAACACGTTACTGTCTACAGAGCTGTGTTCCTCCACACAGAAATGGGTTTGCTGTACATCGTAATAAATAGCACCTGTGAATCTATTCTTATTACAATATAggtttgtatttattttcatttcaaatcctgTGGAACTTTCAAACAAAGAAATAAACCCATTTCTACAGGTTTAGTCTGTGTAGCACTGAAGTAAATACAAAAGAGCTTTTAATGATTACAGAGCAGAAATGAACTTTTTATTTCAATTTAAACATTACACCCACGTAACAAATACACAGTGTAGGGTAAAACTAAATAGTAGTTTACTTGCCAGTCTAATAACGCTGCAAATTCTTACATATCTAAAACACTTATCGACTTAGTAAATGTTTTATGTCGAAAGACCTCGAGTAGGTTTCTCTGCTTAGGTTTTCCTGGAAACCAGATAAGGAAGGATGTCTAAGAAGCTGCTGTCAGTGACACCATGATCCTAAGACTTTGTTGTCTGCTGGCTTTAATTGCATCCACTTAAGGAACCTATCtttgaaacacaaaaatatttttataggGCCTCAACCATTTTAAGGATTGGATAGGTGCCATTTTGAAGTCATGTTTCACATATCTGTATACTGGTTGGAAGCCAACTGACTTCCTAATAAGATGAGATTCTGTCTGTGACAGGACAAACAAATTGATTATGTCCACTTGTTTACAAAACAGCAGACTAAAACTAATTCAGATCCAAATATAATACATTGCTCAGAAGCTATTTGGAAAGTCTCAACCAGAGGATGGTGAATGTACAATACACCCTGGAAATCCAAATTCCTTTTTCTGAGCCAGGGTATCCATGCCCAGAGAGACAAAGGCAGTGTTCTTCCAGATCACACACCTTATTCACAGTTTCATTGAACCTCAACCTCAATCAGTCTGGAGGGAAATTCCTGGATTTGTATAGATATCATCGCCCACTCTCTTCTCTAGAAATATTACTAGATTTGTGAGATTACTTGAATTCAAGTCTGTGAGGTTCTACAAAAAGGATGTCCAACGAGCATTAACCAATTGTACCAGGTCCAACTTCGTAGGAAGATGTcgattgttaaaaaaaaaagctgaacCATTATCAAAGAGGTACTGGATATCACTACAAAAAAAAGGTTGCAcaaatgttattttttatttaaatgttcACTACTTTTAGCTGGAAATTCCAAGTCTTCTCCAGCACCAAGTGAGATATGCTGGGTATTTATATATTCCTCACCTGGTCAAACCACAGACAAGGGAAGGGAAGAGCATCGAACTATGATTTCCAAAGAAAAGCCAATTTAGTGATAAACTGTGAGCAGCTCGTTCACAGTGTAAACTCTGCATTCCCTACAGGACCCACACGATACAAAAACAGTCCACCAAAACTAGTATAAATCAACAATGTTGGAAGTAACACAAATCTGAGGTCAACCAATacggggggaagaggagggaagtaTTATGTTGAGGCTATCCAGGGAAGGTATGGAGTGGGCAGGACAGGGATCCTCTGTCGCCAGGGTACGGTCGCCAGGTTACAGTACTTCCTCAAAGATGAGGGACTCTTGCTTTGGATTGCGCTATCCTAATCATGGATGGGAGGATTATGCATGCCAGTAGGAGTTCTGGGTTAGAAGCCGTATTTAGCCTGTGTTTGCCGACGGGTCAGCTTGTTTTCTGCCCAGTTGTTCTTCAGTTCCAGCTCCCGTTCCTTAGCCTGCGGAAACAGGACATGATATTCTGAAATTAGCTTCAGGGAAGCATCACATCTGGAACTACAATGTGTTCTTCAACACCGTCAAAGCATCGCTCGTTTGGTTTGACATGCAGCCATGTGCAAAAAAAGACTGTTGCTACAAAATGAAACGCCAAGTAAAACCTAAACACTGTTCTGGGTGTGGAGTGTTTTGTAACAGTTTGAAGTGTAGATGGGAGTGTGTCACCCACCTGATGGATCAGGTATGTGATCTGGTGCTTGCGGCGTTGCTGTCCTGTGGGCTGGTCTCCTTTTTTCTGTCAACACAAGTGGAGGTAGGTAAAAGGTCAGAGATCAGCTACTTGATCTTTTGCACttagcagacacagacagggattTGGTTTTAGAAATGCAGTGTGATAACCCTGTCCTTGTTTCTGCAGGATTCAGGCACCTCGGCCTCCACAGCGCGGCCAGGATGAGGATGAATCAGGGTTAGTAGGTGTGGAACAAGATGACAACACCCACCCTTCCTAGCGGTCATGCTTATCTCTTTAATCTGTCCCCccgagcctgtctctctccccccgagcctgtctcccccccccccccgagcctgtctccccccccccccccccccgagcctgtctctccccccccccccccgagcctgtctctctccccccgagcctgtctcccccccccgagcctgtctctctccccccgagcctgtctctcccccctccgagcctgtctctcccccccccgagcctgtctctctccctccgagcctgtctctcccccccccccaagcctgtctctctccctctgagcctgtctctctccccccgagcctgtctctctcccccccgagcctgtctctctcccccccccgagcctgtctctcccccccccgagcctgtctctccccccccccgagcctgtctctcccccccgagcctgtctttctccccccgagcctgtctctctctccccccgagcctgtctctctctccccccgagcctgtctctctctccccccgagcctgtctctctctccccccgagcctgtctttctccccccgaacctgtctctctcccccagagcctgtctccccccctcctcaccttgcTGAAAGACTTgcgctcctgcttctcctcagtGATGCTCTTCGCCATCCACTGCTGGTTGCCACTCAGCTGGTCGTCTCCTTTGATCTCCAGGaacttcacctcctccttccccctgttCCTCTTCCCCTGCAGCCTCCGGAACTAGGGACAATGGCAAAACATCAGTCTCTGGTGCTAACCAGCTATGGGCCAGTTCAATACTGGCCAAACAAACACCAACAGCCATACAATTGTTGTGTTGGATTGGTATGATATACCTGTTGGTGTTTGTTGGGGCAGTGTGAAAATGACAGTTATCTTAACCCAACAGCCAACAGTAGAATGTTTGGTGTTTGTTGGACGTTGTCGGGGCTGTGAACTGGCCTTGACTAACACAACCAAACACAGAGTGGATGTAGTTTGCATGGCCGTGTGTACATGAAGCGGCATGTGTGGTGCTGCGTTGGGAGAGTGAACGATCGAGGCTTACCGCTTCATCATCGAAGAGGCCGGAAGAGCCAGGCTCGTCTGCCTCAGCCAATGAGGGATCAGGGTTCTGGTAGTACGCCTCATTGTAGTAACCCTGCCCGGTAACAGGACATTATGAGTAGATGCTGCTCTATTGTTGCATTTTAACcactagagcagtggttctcaatcctggtcctcgtgccccactgccctgcatgttttagatgtttccctgcttcaaaacacctgattcaaatgaatgggtcgttatcaggcttctgttgagcttgataatgacccatttatttgaatcaagattgagaaccactgcactAGAGCATGTTTCTGCACAGAAGAACTCTAAACCCAGACATCAGTAACCTCCTGTTCTCCCGTTACCTGTGGGACGGTCTCCGGCGCAGGTTCCACAGAGGGCTCCAGGTACTGAGGATGTAGCGGCGCATGCTGCTGACCCACCCACACGCTCCCAGACGCCTCCTCGCCGCCCAGCCCAAACTCCAGAGGAGCGTCGGACTGGAAGGATCCGGTCTCCACCGCCACCGGATTAGGTAGCAGAGCGGAAGGGGCTCCGGGTTCTGGGTCCAGGCTGGGATCCACGGCGGGGAGAGGCAGTGAGCTGTCCCCCAGGGAGAAGTAGTTCTCTGGGGAGAGTTCCTCGTCGCTTTCCTGGTCATCCGCGGCCATCTGCCTGGCTAGCTGCAGGGCGGCAGACTTGGCTGCGGCCTTGATGGCTGAAGGGGAGGCGCTGGAGCTGGAGAGGCCCTGGGTGACGGAGGGCTTGGTGTGCTTGGAGGCCTTAGGGTCGGGGCGcttggtgagggtgtgtggcaCCAGGGACCTGCCGGTCTCCTTTATGGTCATGTTTCTAGGTTGcggtaagagagaggagaggcctgACCCCTTAACCAGGAAGTCAGAAAGAagtggaatggggggggggggtggtagatTAATAGGTTAGACAGTTCAGTCTAAGGTTGACTAGGTTTAGGCATTGAGAAgattgtaaaatgtaaacaagaCATTTCTTACCTGGGGCACCACTCTCTTCCTGGCTGGTTCGTCTTCATCTGAATCTGactgtaaacatttacatttacattacatttatgcatttagcagacgcttttatccaaagcgacttccaagagagagctttacaaaagagcataggagCATAAGAGTAAACAATAACATCGTCACGAAATTGAGTCGTCTCATTTTGAAAATACTTTTCATTCATGGAGATAAACTTCAAAATAACGGGTCAACTTACATCTTTATTAAGTTGTGGTATGGTGATTTTCACAGGCTCTGTTCGCTTCTTCGGTTTCGTTAAGTCAAAAAGCAGCCCGCCTTTCAGTGTTTGAGACCGGGCCGGTGTGTTCTCAGCAGCATCGTCGTTGGACAAAGTGCTCCTTACAGCAGAGTAGTGTGTTGATGCATCTCTGTTTGGTGGTCCAGATATAGACTTTTTGGGAGAGGGGAGTAGGGCGAAAAGACCTGCAGACTTGCTCCCAGACGTGAGCGAGCTTGACGTTTCCTCTGAATCGCTGTCATCACTGCTCCCGTAAGCTACCAAAgacattgttgttgtttctgtACGAACTCGTTGGGGGCATAGAAAGCTAAGTACAAAGTAGCTACCTCGCTACACACTTCCAACAAAAAGGCCTTTTTCTTGTCGTGTGACTGGCGTATTACACAGATGCAAACTGCTGAAACGCAGAATGCGCTCGCTTTCTTTTGGATAATATTTGCTtgaggaaaaacaacaacaaactacACGTGGCTTTCCAAAGGCGAAGACTGCAATCACTTGTTTTCAAACAAAATAGAGTACGGCCATAATTCCAAACTGTGACCGGGGACTCACTGCTTGATCAGTGCGTCAAAGGCCGCTGAGGGTGGATTAACAGTCTTTTCGTGCGCAGTTTAAGACAATTCCGTGCGACTTGTATTACCGCATGATTTGGAGATGATTTGCGCAACAACACTGGTTCCCACCCTAAAGGAACCTTAGAAACGTGAAATGTATATCAAATTGTATTTGAAAATGATAGCATGTTCATTTCTGCTGCAGCTGCCATTGATGATGCGCTCAAAACAGAACTGTTCGAGTAGCTACTTTTTGCGCAGCTTCGGCGCAAGTGTTCCTGCGCATCCCACATTCTACTGGATTTGTTTGATAAAAACCGACGTTGGCAATACATTTCTATTTGGTAATATGCTTAGAGTAAGAACATGTATAGCCTTttacgatacatttatttttccaTTTTTAATGGGGTGTGCTGCCTTTGGTAAGGAAAAAACCTACATTCTCTGTCATATATTTTTCCCACTAGTTAAGGTCAACCCATCTCAACAACACTGCAGGTTGACAGAGTAAAATtacatttagtttgttttaTAATATAGCCAGCCTATCATTGGTGTATTTTTTGTACTTTGATTGCCCATGTAACTGCGACGACAGgatttctctgtgtgtgattaCCACTGTCTAAGAGGCATTCTGTTCGAACTGAACAGAAAATACCATGGCGCCTAGCTACGTTTTATTTGCAGGGTAGACCACACTAATCGATCTCGTTGCAACTAGAATTAGCTAGCTACCAGGGTATGCGTCTGAAAAGAGGGAAGCGGTTTCAatttcaaacaaaaacaagtCGAGAGACCACTGAGTAGCAGATCAGAGggaatatatttgtatttattttaaaacAAGGAATATATAGCGCCTTAACTAACGCACGCCATAGAAGTAGTAAAACGTGCGAATTTTCGCTAGCCTCCACGTTCCAATTTTCTACGCGTGATCAATTTTGATGTCAAAGCCGAAGACATAACGTTATCTAACTGTCGAACaagaaatacatttatttttgtatctaGCGTTATTTAGCTTTTCAGACTTACAGCTTTGAAAGCTCAGTAGGCTACTTTGGGGGAAAATATGCCGAGATCCAATAGGCAAAAGGAATACAAGCCTGGGGATCTCGTGTTTGCGAAAATGAAGGGATATCCTCATTGGCCCGCAAGGGTAAGCAACTTTGTAGATTTACCATTTGTAAGTAAAGTACTAATATGTTGGTTCCTCACCTTCATGTTCCATTTGTTAACTATAAGCTATGCTGTGCAATGAGGCCTACCGCGTCCATGCAAAAGTTTATTTGTGTAGCTTATGGTTGCCCGCTTTAAATCGTTATGAGTGCAGACTAGCTAGCCTATTTATTGTTTCAATTTCGGATATTCTAATATACCATGTAGGATACCCTGAGCTCGGATGCTTATTTTAGTGTTGGGTACTAAATGTGATAGTTCCGCAAACGCTTTCATTTTGTTACAGAGGCCTAACCTTATTCCAATTGTGAGCTTGACTGTTCAGACCCCCGTGTATGTAAACAAATACTAAATCCCGCTTTGCATGTAAACCTAACCGTTCCGTGTTCCTAAATTTGTTCTAAAACGCCACGTGAATGGGAGGTAAGGTTTATAACGTTACAGCTACATAATCATAATGTGCGAAATTGAAACTTTGAATCGACGTTGTAACTGTTTTACATGATTAGAGCAAGCCTGAAGCATCAGTTAGCGGCTGAACCAGTTATCTGAAACAGCCCACACGTTTTGGCGGCAGCAGTGTTGATAAATGCCACTACCGAAGGAATGGATTCAGTTCAATCAAATTTCAAGGATACTCGAAATCCTGTAGTTTTCAGAAGAACAGCCGCAGGCTTGTGACACTTAGAGACACTTTAACATGGGTCATTAACAGCGCTAATCATGGATATTCAGAGTTTGTGAGGTGCTTAGTTCTTGACACTGCAGTTGCTACTGTTTTCATTAAGTCATATTACTGAACCAACAGTCACCATGGGCTCCATTACTATTTCTGAGTTTCAtattaaatagcctactaaaCGAATGTACTTGTTATCTCGCTCTTAGTCGTTCACAGGGGACAAAACAAGCCTAAAACCAACAAGACTTGTGCTTGATCCTTCACAACAATCATTTTAA
Above is a window of Osmerus mordax isolate fOsmMor3 chromosome 18, fOsmMor3.pri, whole genome shotgun sequence DNA encoding:
- the mrpl9 gene encoding 39S ribosomal protein L9, mitochondrial isoform X2 gives rise to the protein MWSTSRRALQGLVRDLSHSHVQCFSQTACKNTVVVERWWQVPLSKEGRPPRLHPRRHRVYKVVEDTKHAPKEKMELILTQTVKKLGGRGDTVIVKKSLGRNKLLAEGLAVYPSPENKDMFSEELRLLREGKVEDRIQTRTGQMTVEFLKNMELKITKQMSLDYVITSEIVCRQFLKRGIVVPPHALRLPDEPIKDLGDYWCEVTVNGINTVRIPMSVVAFQGSPRGVKLLIKQQEEEPEAGVVAASEAGVAAVSEAGVAAAPEAGVSEAVSEAFAGLVPEASASAPETAVAPVEAAPTVPEAVPPALEAAASAPEASAPEASAPEASAPEASGPEAAAPEAAAPEAAAPEAAAPEAAAPEAAAPEAAAPEAAAPEAAASMEAAPAAPKPSATTSETAASPDANKEVKDKPDK
- the mrpl9 gene encoding 39S ribosomal protein L9, mitochondrial isoform X1 — encoded protein: MWSTSRRALQGLVRDLSHSHVQCFSQTACKNTVVVERWWQVPLSKEGRPPRLHPRRHRVYKVVEDTKHAPKEKMELILTQTVKKLGGRGDTVIVKKSLGRNKLLAEGLAVYPSPENKDMFSEELRLLREGKVEDRIQTRTGQMTVEFLKNMELKITKQMSLDYVITSEIVCRQFLKRGIVVPPHALRLPDEPIKDLGDYWCEVTVNGINTVRIPMSVVAFQGSPRGVKLLIKQQEEEPEAGVVAASEEGVVAASEEGVVAASEEGVVAASEEGVVAASEAGVVAASEEGVVAASEAGVAAVSEAGVAAAPEAGVSEAVSEAFAGLVPEASASAPETAVAPVEAAPTVPEAVPPALEAAASAPEASAPEASAPEASAPEASGPEAAAPEAAAPEAAAPEAAAPEAAAPEAAAPEAAAPEAAAPEAAASMEAAPAAPKPSATTSETAASPDANKEVKDKPDK
- the prcc gene encoding proline-rich protein PRCC, giving the protein MSLVAYGSSDDSDSEETSSSLTSGSKSAGLFALLPSPKKSISGPPNRDASTHYSAVRSTLSNDDAAENTPARSQTLKGGLLFDLTKPKKRTEPVKITIPQLNKDSDSDEDEPARKRVVPQGSGLSSLLPQPRNMTIKETGRSLVPHTLTKRPDPKASKHTKPSVTQGLSSSSASPSAIKAAAKSAALQLARQMAADDQESDEELSPENYFSLGDSSLPLPAVDPSLDPEPGAPSALLPNPVAVETGSFQSDAPLEFGLGGEEASGSVWVGQQHAPLHPQYLEPSVEPAPETVPQGYYNEAYYQNPDPSLAEADEPGSSGLFDDEAFRRLQGKRNRGKEEVKFLEIKGDDQLSGNQQWMAKSITEEKQERKSFSKKKGDQPTGQQRRKHQITYLIHQAKERELELKNNWAENKLTRRQTQAKYGF